tcaaagtataaaatatttcaaatacatttcgAAAAGCAaacattgcaaaataaaaaacttaaatcACTGAATTATGACTTCTCTTTCTTGACTCCTAGCTAACGCTCAAGTGAACGTTTGTAGAGTAAGAAGCTAGctaaaattatgattttttttttttggcacatcAATCCTTGATGTAGCCAGCTAGCCATCAAGTTGGCTTGTCGAGCTACTCAACCTAACCTTAGCGTATACTGATAAACAGTCTTCTAGCTGCACTAATCGGCAGAACTTCGGCTAGCTTGGGAATTCATCCTCGAACTAGCAATAGTGAGCAAAATGCTAAATGTACTGATGAAACGTTTTATCCGTGTGAAGTTGCATTTAATGGCTTGCAAACACCATTGTTCAGAGCAACttatttatactattttttaCCTCCTTCTGACCGGAAGGCGAGCATTTTAACCAccgagctaccactttccacaGGTCTCCACAGGTATATTTTACCCTTTTTTCCTCAGGTACAGAAGACATCAATATTCATGGGCATTGACAGTTCCTTAAATACAGCTTTTCGAAAACAAGAAGCACCACTCAAAATTGTAATCAATGTGTTGTTACAGTAtatgcagtggtggatgaagtacacagaCAAaatggcgagttcgagtcagaagtttcttccgtcgtttattcctctcaaaatgttctgcgtGCTAATGCTGAACTTTATGTTGGGGAGAAGTAGATACCGTCAAGCGCCAATCAAATCAAAACAGGGCAggtgctcgaccctgattggttgcTTGCTGTGTggttgaccagttaagtttttaatccacaaataaattaaaaaggaaagactgattttgctaaatgtgattatttgactgaaattatataaagttaaagtctccccaaacgtaaagtacagatacgtgggGAAACTACAGTAGTTCATTTGTTATAGGACCCAAACCTTCTACAGCATCTTATGGTGAGGTTTCCACAATTGTTTGTCCGTCTAGTGTAGCATTTGCTTGGAGACTAATCAAGAAAAACTGTGAGGAACCTCTTAGGTTAAGATACATACCATATTGTtggatttatttacaaaaataaagtttcATCAAGACAGTAAAACAGCTTAGCAAAAGCATTTCAGTGCAAATTATTAAGACTTATGGCTGAATTTCCAATTCCAACTTCCAAAAAAGTGcatattctggaaaaaaaaacccacctttGACAGATCTTAGTATTTTAGAGATATGTAAAATGGCATAAAGTTCTGTTAGAAGTACACTTCATTCCATTTCAacttttatactgtaaatagaATCTTCAGTGTCCATCAGTTACACAGGAGTGAACCTGAAAGAACCCAACTGTCCTCCTGAATGgttgttgtaaatgtttaaaagctttaaggtttgtgttttttgcatTAACTCTCAAACATCTGAAGTCGGCGCCGACGGATTTCCTCTGTGTTGGGCTCGGAGTTGGCGTTGAACCCGTACTGCGGTCGACTCTGAGGGCGGCGTCCTGCGGGACACACATTTAAATGCTTGGTCAAGCTTCCATATGGCCTGTAGGTGGTGGCATAGACAAACTTATGTCTCAGAAAATTACATTGTTCagtatgaagtaaaaaaaaattcactgtaagtacaaacacattttaattttggTATTTGGCAGCTAatggtttagggccttgctcaaaggtcttagcagtggcagcttggtaatgctgagatttaaacttcTGACCTACTGTTCCAGAGTCCAAggccctaaccactgagctactcaTCAACAGTCAACCTGATCAAATGCCTAATCCATTTGGGAGTAGCCACCCGATTGAGTGACTGCATAGGTATCAAGTCTACTAAAAGTGCCCTTATGCCCTTGCAAAATGGCAATGAAGTGCAACCTTGTGGCAATGGAAAATGCAGATGCTCTTATGTTAAATAGACATAAATGCAAACACGAATGGTCTCATGACCATGCAAAAATCCGTGAGGCACCGAACTGAATATGGTTTGAGGCATATTCAATGGTACACTAGTTAAACCAGGTCTTACCCCAGGGACAATGGGGAGAGACATCTTACAGGTAGCACTCTAAGCTATAGGAAAAATAAcagtaattaattttaaaaagttgtaAATGCATGCAAGAAGGCAAATTTGCTGGCATCAAAACCAGTGCTAGTCTGGAAAAACAAGTACCACCTGCCTGAACAAGACTTCAGCACAAGGGCTTGGGAGGTATTTAATTCTTGCCTCtgaaacaaactgaaaaaactATCTTTCAGCACCCTTGTTGGATAAAACCAACACGCAAATTCATCAACCTGTTCAGTTGCATTTCATTTGGCCAAATGATTTGGAGAGTTTTGCCTCCTGACCACACAGTAAATTTTAAAGATGCTCCTAAGGTACCAGTGATcatgtccctttcttctttctggaTTTGCTGATTCATCCTCACGCCCTATCTCTTCAGATGGAGACCAGCTGGGATGGTTCCATATGAACAGCATAAAAATCCATGAAGTTACCGAGCAACTAAAAAACTACagtatggatttggactgtgatGAATATTAGCAGTATGCTACAATAGTGCAGAACTAGAATTGACATCAACAATAATGGATCTATAATGAATGGgcattcggtgtcacccagatgagtacaggttcccttctgagtctggatcctctcaaaGTTTCACTCTTATACAAGGAGTTTATTTCTTTGGGGGATAAACTTAAAGTGGTTATACTCGTATTTGTTTAAAGCTCATAGTCGACCACCATCAAACGCAGAGTTCAAACCAAAAAATGCACAAGTTCCACCTCGACTAGCTGTATTGTCTGAGATGTAATAGCTGATACAAGTAAACAGGCTTATGGAGTCTATCTGGAACACTGTATATTCAGCAATTGGGTTTGGCAAAGTTGTGTGTTTACTCCAGGTTGCCAGGTATTGAGCAAGGCTAATCCTTGTGGGCCTTTTTGATAGCCAATTATTTGCAATaccagtatttatttataccaGTGGAGTCCTTGTATATGGtgaaggcattggactttggatcagaaggtcgcaagttcaaatcacagccacaccaagctaccactcctgGGCTCCTAAGCAAGGCCTTGAAGTCCATAGCTGttcagctgtatgaatgagaagtcactgtggataagggcatcttccaaatgcaataaatgtaaatgtaaaatgttgtaTTGCCTTCATTGATTGCAATTTAATTCAAAACCATTCAAACCAACATCACATGGGTTTTTATCGATGCGGAAATCCTCCTGACCTTGGTCTTGCAGGCTGGCAATAATGGCTGCTTCGTACTGCTCCCGCTCCGACAGACCGGCTGTGTACAGGTGCTGAGGGGGTGCCGATGGCGCGACTCGGCTATAGAGACCCTGGCCATCATAGGGCGATCTGTTCGGTGTGTAGGGCATTCTATACCCGCTATACCCTACACAGAATAAAATCCTTGTCTAGAACATGGTCAAATTAGACATGCCCACTTTTAAACCTTTAATGTTACACGACGAAGTATCAGGCGCATTGGTCGAAAATGCAGAATCTAGAATGGGGTAGAGCTTCAATTCAGATACCATCATGGCAGCTATGCAATTGTACCGTACTTATAATGTTAATTGCTGTAAGCAAATAGGACAGGGGTCCCCAAACAACACAACTCACACCCAAATAAATTTAGACAATGCCAGAGACACgtttggaaaatgtattttgattaaaaaatgttttcatttaattttaatttaaaaaatttccaaatatatgttttactcatatcatatctgtatttaataataaatgttggcTTTCTAAACTCAAATTTCCCTCGTTAGTAGAGGTTGAGGCACCGATAGGTTGCTAagactatcagcaaaaatccaaagcggtagtttttccagcttggtccactgtcattacgagagcgacctctaggggtgaatcactgatgccatgttctgtttgtttttacatgcaaGACGGCACGCTGCACGGAGTGCGCtgaatttttgtatttataatttgGTAATTATATCAGTTTTAATGATTCATATCGGTTACATTTTCACacagtgctgtttttttgttttattcttgaaataaagttcagtacaaTTTAACATAGAGTGcgagttttgttttttgttttttaatcctgtatccattttaaaaagtataggttaattatttggttttcaggaagtacgatccaacctagctaccagtattggtaaaaaaaatccacttttgGTCAACCTCTAGCTATTAACGTAGCTATTTGTTAGATTCGCCCAACAGCAatcaacataaaataataaactaaccGAACATTAGGAGGTataataaatatctttaaaatcataataaaatctcgaCACTAGTAGTCACTCCGGCCCTGTaatttctgttacagaccgacCGGGTTCCCCGCattaaagaaagaataaaatatgCGGCCCTCACAGAAAGAAGTTTGGGGACCCCCGAAAGAGGGATTAAGCTTTCTGTTATGGTGAATTTCGGCGCAATAAATAATTCTAACATTAGTAAAACATTCAAATCGAACACGAAACTCAAAAGTTGACAGAACAGGCTTCACGTTCTTACCCGAAGAGTTATAATAGGTGCGAGGCCTGCCGTAGTTTCCATGACCACTAACAAAACCTGTGGGAGCGAAGCAGATTTGTTTAtgaaaatgtgtttagagaCCAAACTACTATGGTGGATTTTTCCATTCATGTGACATGGGGGCTTTTCCATTCATACGATGTGGGTGCCGGTGTTGGCCTGCGACAACGGTTCTATTctaggccaaaaaaaaaacattttgaaatgtcagaAGTTAGGGGGCAGAGGAATTGTGTCCCTTCTGCTATTGCAGTGCCCGCCATGAAAAAGGTGTGGAAAGTGGAGAGATGGAGTCCAAGATAAATACCACCttctgtgagtgagtgtgtatgttcatGCAATTATATACAATCATTCATTAAGTGTGTCAAAGGTTGTTGAAGGCGCAACTTGTACACGCACCTGCACACGTTTCCATTAGTGTTTTAAGGGGACCGTAGTGTAAAGAAGCCCCACTACAATGCCAGCCAGGTGCCCAACAAATGAGGtcctgtagaaaaaaaaaaaaagacagcgtgtatgtgtgtgtacaggttcATACCTGTCTATGCACTGACCCTCAAATGCTTCTTCGAGTGATACACTTTAATTATGCTTTAAGACACACAGAAACCTTCCCACACAAACTGAAGAAAGGTCTGGAAggttataattacacacacaaactcaggatctctctcacacacacacacacacacttagagaTAACATGAGCTGACTTGTTCTATGGATGTTTTACATTGGAAGTGGTTTGGCAAATCAGTGTGGTATAAAAGTATATGTGCTTTTATCGGATATTAACCAGCATTTAAATAATCTGCATTGTGTTATGGGGACACGTTTCCGGTTGTGTGTTGTTTCTGAATTTatggatttatatatttagtagtAGGGTTGCAAAGGTGCCGACAATTCCCAGTAAATTGGAATTCCCACAGGAaagggaattttggaaatattccaagttggaaagtTGAATTGATGGGGATTTATATAAACTGTGtcataaacaaacacacgtttaattttttttatttaattgttagtatcaTTTTGTTAATCGCTTACAcacaagttttaaacataaacgtATGTAATATTACTGTAATTCATGTGAACACGACATgcggaaataaaaaaaaacaatctgtgtTATGTGATGGAGGGATGTGCAGTGGGTgcagggggtgtggcctcagtagcGCTGTGTTAAGTAATTTTATTCCAACTACATTAAGGTTCCCTGGTATAGGCTAACCtctaattttgtaaattcccggTTTATTCCAATGAATTCCCGTATATTCCCATGGAATGTTTCTAAGTAGTAGTACGagtaaatgtagtgtgtgtgtcttaccctGGGTTCATTATGTGAATGAGGACTAGCTCCACCCAGCAGGCGTAGCGTTTGGCTACAGGAAGCCCCATGATGTACGTGGATCCACCCGG
The DNA window shown above is from Silurus meridionalis isolate SWU-2019-XX chromosome 12, ASM1480568v1, whole genome shotgun sequence and carries:
- the rhbdd1 gene encoding LOW QUALITY PROTEIN: rhomboid-related protein 4 (The sequence of the model RefSeq protein was modified relative to this genomic sequence to represent the inferred CDS: inserted 1 base in 1 codon) encodes the protein MRTRQRGSHLGLLLLASQVFQLGIDNIPPATLATLGLNVYLFLFPVKPLLQTCVSVQQAYWAADWHRLLLSPFHHVDDWHLYFNMVSFLWKGVNLERRLGTAWFAYLLSVFSLLTGLVYLLLEAALTELLDDFSFSMQCAVGFSGVLFGLKVVNNYYNPGGSTYIMGLPVAKRYACWVELVLIHIMNPGTSFVGHLAGIVVGLLYTXGPLKTLMETCAGFVSGHGNYGRPRTYYNSSGYSGYRMPYTPNRSPYDGQGLYSRVAPSAPPQHLYTAGLSEREQYEAAIIASLQDQGRRPQSRPQYGFNANSEPNTEEIRRRRLQMFES